The stretch of DNA AGCATGTGCTACAACTTCTGGGTCTCTTTCATTGGATATTTTTTTGCCTCTTGGGTACATCATAGCTATTAATGGCATTCCCCAGTATTCACAAACTTCTGCTATTTTTCCCAAATCTTTATACATTTCACAATCCGTATCTGCCCCAACATTTACATGGATTGAAACAGCATCTGCCCCCATTCTCATAGCTTCCTCAACTGATGTAACGATAACCTTTTCATTTGGGTCAGGAGATAATGAAGTCCCAGCAGAAAGATGAATTATCAGACCTATATCTTTTCCGTATCCCCTATGTCCATGCCTAACAATTCCTTTATGGACTAATACGGCATTTGCTCCGCCATCTGCTACTGAGTTAATGGCTTTTTTCATATCCTTCAAACCTTCCAAAGGTCCTGATGATACACCATGGTCCATAGGAATAATAACGGTTTTTTCAGATTTTTTATTGAATACTCTCTCTAATCTGATAACTTTACCAACATTTTTGATATTTTCAAATACTTTCATGAGCTCACCTTAAATATTCTTTATATATTCATTATATACTTATTACATTTTTATTAGATT from Methanothermococcus okinawensis IH1 encodes:
- a CDS encoding 2-amino-3,7-dideoxy-D-threo-hept-6-ulosonate synthase; translation: MKVFENIKNVGKVIRLERVFNKKSEKTVIIPMDHGVSSGPLEGLKDMKKAINSVADGGANAVLVHKGIVRHGHRGYGKDIGLIIHLSAGTSLSPDPNEKVIVTSVEEAMRMGADAVSIHVNVGADTDCEMYKDLGKIAEVCEYWGMPLIAMMYPRGKKISNERDPEVVAHAARLGAELGADIIKTSYTGDIDSFREVVRGCPAPVVIAGGPKTNTDKEFLQMVKDAIEAGAAGVAAGRNVFQHRDVSGMTKAISMVVHENVDVDEALKVIKK